Proteins from a single region of Bacteroidota bacterium:
- a CDS encoding BLUF domain-containing protein, with the protein MVYIVYVSSATHPFSDHDLDRLVRVSRRNNEAAGITGMLLHRDGHFIQTLEGPPSAVYRAYARIRRDPRHRRLIRLVDRPTSVRQFAGQAMGFCNTDKLPAVDRRALNVFLSEPSVPSAADARGGLVYKLLLDFRDSFAA; encoded by the coding sequence TTGGTCTACATCGTCTACGTCAGTTCCGCGACCCACCCCTTCAGCGACCACGACCTCGACCGCCTCGTCCGCGTCAGCCGACGGAACAACGAGGCGGCAGGCATCACCGGGATGCTGCTCCACCGGGACGGCCATTTCATCCAGACCCTGGAAGGTCCGCCGAGCGCCGTGTACCGGGCCTACGCCCGCATCCGCCGCGACCCGCGCCACCGGCGCCTCATCCGGCTCGTCGACCGCCCGACCTCGGTGCGCCAGTTCGCCGGGCAGGCGATGGGCTTCTGCAACACCGACAAGCTCCCGGCCGTGGACCGCCGCGCGCTCAACGTCTTCCTGTCCGAGCCGTCGGTCCCGAGCGCCGCCGACGCGCGCGGCGGGCTGGTCTACAAGCTGCTCCTGGACTTCCGGGACTCGTTCGCTGCCTGA
- a CDS encoding TerB family tellurite resistance protein: MPDSSLHPQHLHTLVLLHLSVAYGADDDFDPAERYVVVDLVQRWLPYLTVDTVESVVDTAFKAARSGMVGTPEALAAALGDALTPDLQRRVLADLGHVARADGSLSVSEADVISRIRRAWA, from the coding sequence ATGCCCGACTCCTCGCTCCACCCCCAGCATCTCCATACCCTCGTCCTGCTGCACCTCTCGGTGGCCTACGGGGCCGACGACGACTTCGACCCCGCAGAGCGCTATGTGGTCGTCGACCTGGTCCAGCGGTGGCTCCCCTACCTCACCGTGGACACCGTCGAGTCGGTGGTGGATACGGCGTTCAAGGCTGCGAGGAGCGGGATGGTGGGCACGCCCGAGGCCCTGGCGGCGGCGCTAGGCGACGCGCTCACGCCGGACCTCCAGCGCCGCGTGCTCGCCGACCTCGGCCACGTCGCCCGCGCCGACGGCTCGCTGAGCGTGAGCGAGGCCGACGTGATCAGCCGCATCCGCCGCGCGTGGGCGTGA
- a CDS encoding AbgT family transporter, producing METPTQTQPKGFARFLGVVERLGNALPHPATLFALFAGLVIVFSWVFSLLDIEAVMPRTGEVIRPVNLVSTEGLHLILTEMIDNFTGFAPLGTVLVALLGIGVAERSGLIGTSIRLLVLSAPPRLLTFVIVFAGILSNTASEVGYVLLVPLSAIIFLAVGRHPIAGLAAAFAGVSGGYSANLLLGTIDPLLAGLSEEAARIIDPEYLVNPAANYYFMFISTFFIAAAGTWVTEKIVEPRLGTFKGEVEAEEIHDLTADEKRGLWWALGSIVVLTALALWGLIPEGGFLRDPETGGVLRSPFMQGIVAVIFITASVAGIAYGLAAKTLKSDADVMNGMGDAMSTLGIYMVLVFFAAQFVAYFKWTNLGLIFAINGAAGLEALNLGPIPLMMAFILLSAVINLAMGSASAKWAIMAPVFIPMFMILGYSPELVQTAYRIGDSTTNIISPMMSYFALIIAFVERYDKKAGIGTVVATMLPYTFVFLAIWMVLLAVWLVFGLPLGPGAPMFIEAAGG from the coding sequence ATGGAAACGCCCACCCAGACCCAGCCGAAAGGCTTCGCCCGCTTCCTCGGCGTGGTCGAGCGCCTCGGGAACGCGCTGCCGCACCCGGCGACGCTCTTCGCGCTCTTCGCCGGCCTCGTGATCGTCTTCTCGTGGGTCTTCAGCCTGCTCGACATCGAGGCCGTCATGCCGCGCACGGGCGAGGTCATCCGCCCGGTCAACCTCGTCTCGACCGAGGGGCTGCACCTGATCCTGACCGAGATGATCGACAACTTCACCGGGTTCGCGCCGCTCGGGACGGTGCTCGTGGCGCTGCTCGGCATCGGGGTGGCGGAGCGGAGCGGGCTGATCGGGACGAGCATCCGGCTCCTCGTGCTGAGCGCGCCGCCGCGGCTCTTGACGTTCGTGATCGTGTTCGCCGGCATCCTCTCGAACACGGCGAGCGAGGTCGGCTACGTGCTCCTCGTCCCGCTGTCCGCGATCATCTTCCTCGCCGTCGGGCGCCACCCGATTGCGGGCCTCGCGGCGGCCTTCGCGGGCGTCTCGGGCGGCTACTCGGCCAACCTACTGCTCGGCACGATCGACCCGCTCCTGGCCGGCCTCTCCGAAGAAGCCGCCCGCATCATCGACCCCGAGTACCTCGTCAACCCAGCGGCGAACTACTACTTCATGTTCATCTCGACCTTCTTCATCGCCGCGGCCGGGACGTGGGTGACGGAGAAGATCGTCGAGCCGCGCCTGGGTACGTTCAAGGGCGAGGTGGAGGCCGAAGAGATCCACGACCTCACGGCTGACGAGAAGCGCGGCCTGTGGTGGGCGCTCGGCTCCATCGTCGTGCTGACGGCGCTTGCGCTGTGGGGGCTGATCCCGGAGGGCGGCTTCCTGCGCGACCCCGAGACGGGCGGCGTCCTCCGCTCGCCGTTCATGCAGGGGATCGTGGCCGTCATCTTCATCACCGCGAGCGTGGCGGGCATCGCCTACGGGCTAGCGGCCAAGACGCTCAAGAGCGACGCCGACGTGATGAACGGGATGGGCGACGCGATGTCGACGCTCGGGATCTACATGGTGCTCGTGTTCTTCGCGGCGCAGTTCGTGGCGTACTTCAAGTGGACCAACCTCGGGCTGATCTTCGCCATCAACGGCGCGGCGGGCCTGGAGGCGCTCAACCTCGGCCCGATCCCGCTGATGATGGCGTTCATCCTGCTCTCGGCCGTCATCAACCTCGCGATGGGCAGCGCCTCGGCCAAGTGGGCCATCATGGCCCCGGTCTTCATCCCGATGTTCATGATCCTCGGCTACTCGCCCGAACTCGTGCAGACGGCCTACCGCATCGGCGACTCGACGACCAACATCATCTCGCCGATGATGAGCTACTTCGCCCTCATCATCGCCTTCGTCGAGCGCTACGACAAGAAGGCTGGGATTGGGACCGTCGTGGCAACCATGCTGCCCTACACGTTCGTCTTCCTGGCGATCTGGATGGTGCTCCTCGCCGTCTGGCTCGTCTTCGGCCTCCCGCTCGGCCCCGGCGCGCCGATGTTCATCGAGGCCGCGGGGGGGTGA
- a CDS encoding CaiB/BaiF CoA-transferase family protein has translation MAVFADLVVLELASVLAGPSVGQFFAELGAAVIKVENPATGGDVTRRWTLPTEDAAAERSAYFAAANWGKQSVAIDLRRAEGQRLLRDLAAQADIVVSSYKPGDAAKLGADFETLAAANPRLLYAEVVGYPQGSPGSDRAGYDAVVQAESGFTFMNGEAGGPPVKMPVALVDVLAAHQLKEALLVGLLERERTGRGGRFTVSLFESAVASLANQATNWLTGGHAPQRMGSAHPNIAPYGTVFQTANGEGVVLAIGTDRQFAALGEVLEMDAIAGAPRFATNAQRVRNRPFLDLLLAERIAAWDRDRLLAALAERHVPAGAVNDLPAVFEQPAAQALVVRDEALAGVRHVAFQPGSGIAETLTPPPRYAADTRTVLAERLGTDEETVERLRRAGVVEVRET, from the coding sequence ATGGCCGTCTTCGCCGATCTCGTGGTGCTGGAACTGGCGAGCGTCCTCGCCGGCCCGAGCGTCGGGCAGTTCTTCGCCGAACTGGGCGCGGCCGTGATCAAGGTCGAGAACCCGGCCACGGGCGGCGACGTGACGCGCCGCTGGACGCTCCCGACCGAAGACGCAGCGGCCGAGCGGTCGGCCTACTTCGCCGCCGCCAACTGGGGCAAGCAGTCGGTGGCGATCGACCTGCGGCGGGCCGAGGGGCAGCGGCTCCTGCGCGACCTCGCGGCGCAGGCCGACATCGTCGTGAGTTCGTACAAGCCGGGCGACGCGGCCAAGCTCGGGGCCGACTTCGAGACGCTCGCAGCGGCCAACCCGCGCCTGCTCTACGCCGAAGTCGTAGGCTATCCGCAGGGATCACCCGGCAGCGACCGAGCCGGGTACGACGCCGTCGTGCAGGCCGAGAGCGGGTTCACGTTCATGAACGGTGAGGCCGGCGGGCCGCCCGTCAAGATGCCGGTCGCGCTCGTCGACGTCCTCGCGGCGCACCAACTCAAAGAGGCGCTCCTCGTCGGTCTCCTCGAGCGCGAGCGGACGGGACGAGGCGGCCGCTTCACGGTCTCGCTGTTCGAATCTGCCGTCGCCTCCCTCGCGAACCAGGCGACGAACTGGCTCACGGGCGGGCACGCGCCGCAGCGCATGGGCTCGGCGCACCCCAACATCGCGCCCTACGGGACGGTCTTCCAGACGGCGAACGGCGAGGGCGTCGTGCTGGCCATCGGGACGGACCGGCAGTTCGCGGCGCTCGGGGAGGTGCTGGAGATGGACGCGATTGCCGGAGCGCCCCGCTTCGCCACCAACGCCCAGCGCGTGCGGAACCGGCCCTTCCTAGACCTCCTCCTCGCCGAGCGCATCGCGGCGTGGGACCGCGACCGGCTCCTCGCCGCCCTCGCCGAGCGGCACGTCCCGGCGGGCGCGGTCAACGACCTGCCGGCCGTGTTCGAGCAGCCCGCCGCGCAGGCGCTCGTGGTGCGCGACGAGGCGCTTGCGGGCGTGCGGCACGTCGCGTTCCAGCCGGGTAGCGGGATCGCAGAGACGCTCACCCCGCCGCCGCGCTACGCTGCCGACACCCGGACGGTGCTCGCCGAGCGGCTCGGGACCGACGAGGAGACCGTCGAGCGCCTGCGACGGGCTGGCGTGGTCGAGGTGCGCGAGACTTAG